One stretch of Niallia sp. XMNu-256 DNA includes these proteins:
- the menB gene encoding 1,4-dihydroxy-2-naphthoyl-CoA synthase — MELTEVLYEKTNGMAKITINRPQAYNAFTGRTIRELIWAFRDAWDDNRIGVVILTGAGEKAFCTGGDQKEKGDEGGYDYNGGLGGGIGLELETLHQTIRNIPKPVIAAVNGYAIGGGHVLHVICDLTIASETAKFGQAGPKVGSYDAGFGSTYLARVVGEKKAREIWYLCEQYTAQEAKEMGLVNKVVPAEELQGAAEEWAEKILAKSPTAIKMLKYSFNADSAHMQGISQLAMGSLAMFYNTDESAEGMNAFIEKRSADFSKFRK; from the coding sequence ATGGAATTAACGGAAGTGTTGTATGAAAAAACAAATGGAATGGCAAAGATCACGATTAACCGTCCGCAGGCCTATAATGCTTTTACAGGACGTACGATTAGAGAATTAATTTGGGCCTTCCGCGATGCCTGGGATGATAACCGAATTGGTGTAGTCATTTTAACAGGTGCTGGAGAGAAGGCATTTTGTACAGGTGGCGATCAAAAGGAAAAAGGGGATGAGGGTGGCTACGATTATAACGGAGGATTAGGAGGCGGCATTGGACTTGAACTTGAAACCTTACACCAAACAATCCGAAACATTCCAAAGCCTGTCATTGCAGCGGTAAATGGTTATGCCATAGGAGGCGGACATGTTTTACATGTTATTTGTGATTTGACGATTGCTTCTGAAACAGCCAAATTTGGACAAGCGGGTCCAAAAGTTGGAAGCTATGATGCTGGATTTGGATCAACTTATTTAGCAAGAGTAGTTGGGGAAAAGAAAGCGAGAGAAATTTGGTATTTATGTGAACAGTATACGGCACAGGAAGCAAAAGAAATGGGACTTGTAAACAAAGTAGTTCCAGCAGAAGAGCTTCAAGGAGCAGCGGAAGAATGGGCTGAGAAGATTTTAGCAAAAAGTCCGACAGCGATTAAAATGCTTAAATATTCATTTAATGCTGATAGTGCCCACATGCAAGGGATTTCCCAACTTGCAATGGGCAGCCTAGCGATGTTCTACAACACAGACGAGTCTGCTGAAGGAATGAATGCGTTTATTGAAAAAAGATCTGCAGATTTTAGCAAGTTTAGAAAATAA
- a CDS encoding AMP-binding protein, producing the protein MKFETILSSEYLDKYQSVWPNKTILDYLNDAIEKNPDKVAIIDRKSRYTYRELGKMVDRVALGMLELGLGRGDVISIQLPNWNEFIILHYAATRIGAVTNPLIPIYRDREIGYMVGMAESKMIVIPDEFRGYDYPAMIDRLSHQWPALQHVFVIGDHVPTHMKPLASLFDIPWEEIRDPAELNEINHDPNDVTELIFTSGTTGNPKGVMHTHNTICVSTNYWIEHLQLTSDDVMFMASTFAHQTGFGYGVRLPTTIGGTGVYQDIWNPLEFIELIEEEGITFTAGATPFLQDTIQIEGLNRRNIDSLRVFAAMGAPIPMALVKEASKKVNFAILSGWGSTECGLVTLTKLDDTEEKLTGTDGVALDSMEVKVIDADGNLCPPNKEGDLLSRGPAIFVGYLKNLEGTLADFHDGWFFTGDRAYMDEDGYIRITGRNKDIIIRGGENIPVAYIENILYEHENILDAQLIALPDPRLQERACAVISMKPGKAPLSFIEMQDFLKQKGVAKQYWPEYLEVVKEFPRTASGKIQKFLLREKVLLRLSEGKLN; encoded by the coding sequence GTGAAATTTGAAACGATTTTAAGTTCTGAATATTTAGATAAATATCAGTCTGTTTGGCCAAATAAAACCATCCTTGATTATTTAAATGATGCAATTGAAAAGAATCCAGATAAAGTTGCCATTATCGATAGAAAGAGTCGGTATACGTATCGTGAACTTGGAAAGATGGTCGATCGTGTTGCGTTAGGGATGCTGGAATTAGGCTTAGGTAGAGGGGATGTTATTTCGATTCAGCTACCAAACTGGAATGAATTTATTATTCTCCATTATGCGGCCACAAGAATAGGTGCCGTTACGAATCCATTGATTCCGATTTATCGTGATCGTGAAATTGGTTATATGGTCGGAATGGCTGAGTCGAAAATGATCGTCATTCCAGATGAATTTCGCGGCTATGATTATCCAGCCATGATTGATCGATTGTCACATCAATGGCCAGCGCTTCAACATGTATTTGTGATAGGCGACCATGTGCCAACCCATATGAAGCCACTGGCATCATTGTTCGATATCCCATGGGAAGAAATTCGCGATCCTGCTGAGTTAAATGAAATTAACCATGATCCAAACGATGTAACTGAACTTATTTTCACCTCTGGAACAACAGGAAATCCAAAGGGAGTCATGCATACGCATAATACCATTTGCGTCTCAACCAATTATTGGATTGAGCATTTGCAATTAACCTCTGATGATGTGATGTTCATGGCTTCGACCTTTGCTCACCAAACTGGTTTTGGTTATGGGGTAAGGCTCCCAACTACGATAGGCGGAACTGGGGTTTATCAAGATATTTGGAATCCATTAGAGTTCATTGAATTAATTGAGGAGGAAGGGATTACGTTTACAGCTGGAGCGACACCATTCTTGCAAGATACGATTCAAATAGAAGGTCTTAATAGACGTAATATTGATTCACTACGGGTTTTCGCAGCTATGGGTGCACCGATTCCAATGGCATTGGTAAAAGAGGCTTCCAAAAAAGTGAATTTTGCCATTCTTTCCGGTTGGGGTTCAACAGAATGTGGTCTCGTTACGTTGACAAAGCTTGACGATACGGAAGAGAAGCTGACAGGTACTGACGGTGTAGCGCTTGATAGTATGGAAGTAAAGGTAATTGATGCGGACGGAAACCTTTGTCCACCAAACAAAGAAGGCGATCTCCTCAGTAGAGGACCGGCCATATTTGTAGGCTATTTGAAAAATCTTGAAGGTACTTTGGCTGATTTTCACGATGGCTGGTTTTTCACGGGAGATCGTGCGTACATGGATGAAGACGGTTACATCCGAATTACAGGAAGAAATAAAGATATTATCATTCGCGGTGGTGAAAATATCCCTGTTGCTTATATTGAAAATATCTTGTATGAACACGAGAACATCTTGGATGCGCAGCTTATCGCACTGCCTGATCCAAGACTACAAGAGAGGGCTTGCGCTGTTATTAGTATGAAACCTGGAAAAGCGCCTCTTAGCTTTATAGAGATGCAAGATTTCCTTAAACAAAAAGGAGTCGCTAAACAATATTGGCCAGAGTATCTAGAAGTGGTTAAGGAATTCCCTAGAACGGCCAGTGGAAAAATTCAAAAGTTCCTCTTGAGAGAAAAGGTTCTCCTTAGATTAAGTGAAGGGAAATTAAATTAA
- a CDS encoding 3-oxoacyl-ACP reductase family protein has protein sequence MTKKVAFITGAGRGIGREIAKTLASRGMDIIVTDVNIDNANETVSIVEKEGGKAVAVYCDVTKLESVQEAVGASLAHFGKIDVLVNNAGWDKVEPFLKSEPSTWKLIVEINMMGQIHTCKEILPIMIENGSGKVINIASDSGRVGSSGEAVYSAAKGGIIAFTKTMAREMARHKINVNCVSPGPSNTPLFEEIGSYNEGIAAALEKAIPFRRLAQPSDIANGVAFLASEEADYITGQTLSVNGGLAMV, from the coding sequence ATGACAAAAAAAGTGGCTTTTATTACTGGAGCAGGACGTGGAATTGGAAGAGAGATTGCTAAAACATTAGCTTCGCGAGGAATGGACATTATTGTAACCGATGTCAATATTGATAATGCAAATGAAACGGTTTCCATTGTCGAAAAGGAAGGTGGAAAAGCAGTAGCGGTTTATTGTGACGTTACAAAGCTTGAAAGTGTTCAGGAGGCAGTAGGGGCTTCTCTTGCACATTTCGGAAAAATTGATGTACTTGTGAACAATGCAGGATGGGATAAGGTTGAACCGTTTTTGAAAAGTGAACCAAGTACATGGAAGCTTATTGTTGAAATTAACATGATGGGGCAAATTCATACATGCAAAGAAATTCTACCGATTATGATTGAAAATGGTTCCGGCAAGGTGATCAATATTGCTTCCGATTCTGGAAGAGTGGGTTCAAGTGGTGAGGCTGTTTATTCAGCGGCTAAAGGAGGAATCATTGCTTTCACGAAAACGATGGCACGTGAAATGGCGAGACATAAGATCAATGTGAATTGTGTTTCACCAGGACCAAGCAATACCCCGCTTTTCGAAGAAATTGGTTCTTATAATGAAGGAATTGCAGCAGCACTTGAAAAAGCCATCCCATTCAGACGTTTAGCACAACCAAGTGATATCGCTAATGGGGTAGCATTCTTAGCATCGGAAGAAGCTGATTATATTACAGGTCAAACGCTTTCAGTCAATGGCGGATTAGCGATGGTTTAA
- a CDS encoding enoyl-CoA hydratase-related protein codes for MNYVNLIVKKGNGIGFITINRPEVRNALNNETVTEILSAFEELENDQDIGVIVFTGAGEKAFAAGADINQLTTRKAIEALKTGSMGDVYRRIENSKKATIAAINGFALGGGSELAMSCDIRMASDNAKFGLPELNLSVIPGAGGTQRLTRILGKGRAMNMILTGEMISASEAKAIGLVTDVVPLEGLMDAVLEKAEKILAKGPLAVAMAKLVVNRGFEVDMDTGLLIESLAQAFLYTTEDKVEGTKAFLEKRQPSFSGN; via the coding sequence ATGAACTATGTAAATCTTATTGTTAAAAAAGGAAATGGCATTGGCTTTATTACAATCAATCGACCAGAAGTAAGAAATGCCTTAAATAATGAAACGGTAACCGAAATCTTATCCGCTTTTGAAGAGTTAGAGAATGACCAAGACATCGGTGTGATTGTATTTACTGGAGCTGGTGAAAAGGCATTTGCAGCAGGAGCCGATATTAACCAGCTCACTACAAGAAAGGCTATTGAAGCCTTAAAAACAGGAAGTATGGGTGATGTGTATCGCCGCATTGAAAATAGTAAAAAGGCAACCATTGCCGCGATTAATGGATTTGCTCTTGGTGGTGGAAGTGAGCTGGCCATGAGTTGTGATATTCGAATGGCGTCAGATAATGCAAAATTTGGGTTACCTGAATTGAATTTATCGGTGATTCCTGGTGCCGGTGGAACACAACGCTTAACACGTATCCTCGGTAAGGGTCGTGCCATGAATATGATTTTAACAGGGGAAATGATCTCTGCGAGTGAGGCAAAAGCGATCGGTTTAGTGACAGATGTCGTCCCATTAGAAGGATTAATGGATGCTGTGCTCGAAAAAGCTGAAAAAATCTTAGCCAAAGGACCTCTTGCTGTTGCGATGGCCAAGCTTGTGGTCAATCGCGGCTTTGAAGTAGACATGGATACGGGACTACTAATTGAAAGTTTAGCCCAAGCTTTCCTTTATACAACAGAAGATAAGGTAGAGGGAACAAAAGCTTTCCTAGAAAAAAGACAGCCATCGTTTTCAGGAAATTGA
- a CDS encoding SDR family oxidoreductase: MELDLKGKNVLITGGSKGIGRGIALAAAGEGANIALHYLSSEEEAVHTAEQINRVYGVNVQLVKGDLANIEDVIRIKKELDQGLGDINGIVNNAGLGQMKSFFQYQPDEWKREVDVCFYGVLNLVHTFMPQMMEKKQGKFINIVGDSARTGDKHFILSAAARSGANGFIKSLAQDVGKNNVQCNTVALGLVDSGSLQFNDATLEKIAKQYPLKRIGKVDDVTGMILFLLSNQADWITGQVFSVNGGHSMLG, encoded by the coding sequence ATGGAACTTGATTTGAAAGGAAAAAACGTCTTAATTACGGGTGGTTCAAAAGGGATTGGTCGCGGAATTGCCTTAGCAGCTGCCGGTGAGGGGGCGAATATTGCTTTACACTATCTTAGTTCTGAGGAGGAAGCTGTACATACAGCTGAACAAATCAATCGTGTTTATGGAGTGAACGTTCAGCTTGTCAAAGGGGATCTTGCTAACATTGAAGATGTCATAAGGATTAAGAAGGAGCTAGATCAAGGGCTGGGGGACATTAATGGGATTGTAAACAATGCAGGCCTTGGGCAGATGAAATCGTTCTTTCAATATCAACCAGATGAATGGAAACGCGAAGTTGATGTTTGCTTTTATGGAGTTTTGAATTTAGTCCATACGTTTATGCCCCAAATGATGGAAAAGAAGCAAGGGAAGTTTATTAATATTGTTGGTGATTCTGCTCGGACTGGGGACAAACATTTTATTCTATCTGCAGCTGCTAGAAGTGGTGCGAATGGTTTCATCAAATCATTAGCCCAAGATGTAGGGAAAAACAATGTTCAATGTAACACCGTAGCACTTGGATTGGTTGACAGCGGTTCCCTTCAATTTAACGACGCAACATTAGAAAAAATTGCGAAACAATATCCTTTGAAGCGAATTGGAAAAGTGGATGATGTAACAGGAATGATTTTATTTTTACTATCGAATCAGGCTGACTGGATTACGGGACAAGTGTTCTCGGTAAACGGAGGGCATAGTATGCTTGGGTAA
- a CDS encoding MaoC family dehydratase, with amino-acid sequence MEIRVIRKERMYEEIQIGDTDSFTKTITDYDIVQFARLTGDFNPVHLDSEYAKNTPFKERIAHGILSGSIISTVLGMKLPGTNTIYLSQNFRFLVPVKIGDTIEANVEVVEKWDDKRIIKLKTQVKNQHDETVVDGEAVVMKR; translated from the coding sequence ATGGAAATAAGGGTGATAAGAAAAGAGCGTATGTACGAGGAAATACAAATAGGGGATACGGATTCCTTTACGAAAACGATTACGGATTATGATATTGTTCAATTTGCCAGGTTAACGGGTGATTTCAATCCCGTACATCTTGATTCAGAGTATGCGAAGAATACGCCTTTTAAAGAAAGGATTGCTCATGGGATTTTATCTGGAAGTATTATTTCGACTGTACTTGGAATGAAGCTTCCCGGGACGAACACGATCTATTTGTCTCAAAACTTCAGGTTTCTTGTACCTGTTAAAATTGGCGATACCATCGAGGCAAATGTCGAGGTAGTAGAAAAATGGGATGATAAAAGAATTATTAAGCTTAAGACACAGGTGAAGAATCAGCATGATGAAACGGTGGTAGATGGGGAAGCGGTTGTGATGAAACGATAG
- a CDS encoding electron transfer flavoprotein subunit beta/FixA family protein, with protein MNIYVIMKRTFDTEEKIAIENGNIKSDGAEFIINPYDEYAIEEGIALKEKHGGEVTVVTFGDEEAEKELRTALAMGADQAVLIDAEDLDGADQYTTATIIATYLKDKNPDIILAGNVAVDGGSGQVGPRVAEVLEIPQVTAITSLTIEDGKATMIHDVEGDEETIEVPLPVLVTTQQGLNEPRYPSLPGIMKAKKKPLTTLELDDLDLEEEDVEAKTEKVAIFLPAKKQQGKVLQGEVNQQVQELVSLLKSEAKVI; from the coding sequence ATGAACATCTACGTGATTATGAAGCGCACATTTGATACGGAAGAAAAGATTGCGATTGAAAATGGAAACATCAAAAGCGATGGTGCGGAGTTTATTATTAATCCTTATGACGAGTACGCCATTGAGGAAGGGATTGCTTTAAAAGAAAAGCACGGCGGCGAAGTAACAGTCGTTACTTTTGGAGACGAAGAAGCGGAAAAAGAACTTCGCACCGCTCTTGCCATGGGAGCGGATCAAGCAGTGTTGATTGATGCAGAGGATCTTGACGGAGCCGATCAATATACAACAGCTACGATTATAGCAACCTATTTAAAAGATAAAAATCCAGATATCATCCTTGCGGGTAATGTAGCGGTTGATGGGGGTTCTGGTCAAGTAGGTCCGCGTGTAGCTGAGGTTCTAGAAATTCCTCAAGTAACAGCCATTACTAGTCTGACGATTGAAGATGGAAAAGCAACGATGATTCATGATGTAGAAGGCGACGAAGAAACGATTGAAGTGCCCCTTCCAGTTCTTGTAACCACTCAACAGGGGTTGAATGAACCGCGTTATCCATCGTTGCCAGGGATCATGAAAGCGAAGAAAAAACCACTAACAACCCTTGAATTAGACGACTTAGATTTAGAAGAAGAGGATGTAGAAGCTAAAACCGAAAAGGTTGCCATCTTCCTTCCGGCTAAGAAACAACAAGGAAAAGTGTTACAAGGGGAAGTAAATCAACAAGTTCAAGAGCTTGTGTCTTTATTAAAATCAGAAGCAAAAGTCATTTAA
- a CDS encoding electron transfer flavoprotein subunit alpha/FixB family protein, translated as MSKKVLVLGDIRDGAVRNVSFEAIAAAKLIADGGEVVAALFGESIGEETASLLHYGADRVVKVEHPDLKGYTTDAYQQALLQVIETEKPDGLIMGHTAQGRDLSPRIATKLNAGLVSDAVDIEIEVGEAIFTRPIYSGKAFEKVKIKDGLIMVTIRPNNIPALEKDESRSGEVNKIAVEIRDLRTTIKDIVKKATGGIDLSEAKVIVSGGRGLKDAENFQLLEELANVLGAAVGASRGACDAGYCDYSLQIGQTGKVVTPDLYIAVGISGAIQHLAGMSNSKVIVAINKDPEAPIFDVADYGIVGDLFEVVPLLTEEFKKVLVGAGV; from the coding sequence ATGAGTAAAAAAGTATTGGTTTTAGGTGATATTCGTGATGGAGCTGTAAGAAATGTCTCATTTGAGGCGATTGCCGCTGCGAAATTAATTGCAGATGGTGGAGAGGTGGTGGCAGCTTTATTTGGAGAATCAATCGGTGAGGAAACCGCAAGCCTCTTACACTATGGAGCAGATCGTGTGGTAAAGGTAGAACATCCAGATTTAAAAGGGTATACGACGGATGCTTACCAACAAGCGTTACTCCAAGTTATTGAAACTGAAAAGCCAGATGGGTTAATCATGGGACACACCGCTCAAGGGAGAGATTTATCCCCAAGAATTGCGACAAAATTAAATGCCGGACTCGTTTCCGATGCTGTCGATATCGAAATTGAAGTTGGAGAAGCGATTTTCACCCGGCCGATCTATTCAGGAAAAGCGTTTGAAAAAGTTAAAATCAAGGATGGCTTGATCATGGTTACCATCCGTCCTAACAACATTCCAGCACTTGAAAAAGACGAATCACGTTCAGGTGAAGTAAACAAGATTGCAGTGGAGATTAGAGATCTACGTACAACGATTAAAGACATTGTCAAAAAAGCAACAGGTGGAATCGATCTATCTGAAGCCAAAGTCATTGTATCTGGTGGTCGTGGTCTAAAGGATGCGGAAAACTTTCAACTATTAGAAGAACTTGCCAATGTGTTAGGGGCGGCAGTGGGTGCTTCACGCGGAGCTTGTGATGCAGGATATTGCGATTATTCGTTACAAATTGGCCAAACTGGAAAAGTTGTGACTCCAGACTTATATATTGCGGTTGGGATTTCTGGGGCGATTCAACATTTAGCAGGGATGTCGAATTCAAAAGTGATTGTGGCGATTAATAAGGATCCAGAAGCACCGATCTTTGATGTCGCTGATTATGGAATTGTGGGTGATTTATTTGAAGTGGTGCCGCTGTTGACAGAGGAATTCAAAAAAGTACTTGTTGGTGCAGGGGTCTAA
- a CDS encoding (Fe-S)-binding protein: MFSLLNLLVFLGVVGYALYLFINLLYTRYLFIKLGKKAEFEPNLKERINSILINGFGQKKLFKDKKSGVMHLVLFYTFFIIQIGLIELIIKGFIRGYEFPFGEGHKYFSLIQEWATFLMMLAVVYGFYRRYGEKLKRLQWKRDGKAAFVYIALFTLTSSILITLGFETIMLGAEPNLVYAPFSGSIALLFGGIGVTAGTILFNVFWWVHMAVVFTFMVFVPQSKQFHELFAMINIFFKKQGPVGKLRKIDFEDEEAESFGVGKIEDFTQHQLIDLYACAECGRCTNMCPASGTGKELSPMDLIVKMRDHLTEKGAAVTSRQPWLPAFAFKNSKGNQLALAGQGAQESAVAVEEVSLIGDVITEEEIWACTTCRNCEDQCPVMNEHVDKIIDLRRYLVLTEGKMNPDAQRAMTNIERQGNPWGINKKEREKWREAREDIQVPTVKEVEKSEQEFEYLFFVGSMGSYDNRSQKIAQSFARIMNVAGIKFAILGNKEKNSGDTPRRIGNEFLFQELATANIDTFQKHNVKRIVTIDPHAYNSFKNEYPEFGLEAEVYHHTELLYQWIKEGRLTFTKELNEVITYHDSCYLGRYNNVYDPPREILKAIPGVKLVEAERNRADGMCCGAGGGMMWTEETVGTRVNVARTEQLLEAKPTMIGTGCPYCLTMISDGVKAKELEESIGNFDIVEIVEKAL, encoded by the coding sequence ATGTTCTCATTACTGAATTTGCTTGTTTTTCTAGGCGTAGTTGGATATGCACTATATTTATTTATTAATCTTCTATACACTCGCTATTTATTTATAAAACTCGGTAAAAAAGCAGAATTTGAACCAAATCTAAAAGAGCGAATCAATTCAATCTTGATCAATGGGTTCGGCCAAAAGAAATTATTCAAAGATAAGAAAAGTGGTGTGATGCATTTAGTCTTATTTTATACCTTTTTTATCATTCAAATAGGTCTTATCGAACTCATCATTAAAGGATTTATTAGAGGGTATGAGTTTCCTTTCGGTGAAGGGCATAAATATTTCAGTCTTATCCAGGAATGGGCAACATTCCTTATGATGCTGGCTGTCGTATATGGATTTTATCGCCGTTATGGTGAAAAGTTAAAACGGTTGCAATGGAAACGGGATGGCAAAGCGGCTTTTGTATATATCGCCTTATTCACTCTCACTTCATCCATCTTAATTACATTAGGATTCGAAACGATTATGCTTGGAGCCGAACCAAACCTTGTATATGCTCCATTCTCAGGTAGTATTGCGTTACTGTTCGGAGGGATCGGAGTAACCGCTGGAACCATCTTGTTTAACGTATTTTGGTGGGTTCATATGGCAGTAGTTTTCACCTTCATGGTCTTCGTGCCACAGTCTAAGCAATTTCATGAACTCTTTGCCATGATTAACATCTTCTTTAAAAAACAAGGCCCGGTTGGGAAGTTAAGAAAGATTGATTTTGAGGACGAAGAGGCGGAATCCTTTGGTGTAGGGAAAATTGAAGATTTTACCCAGCATCAGTTGATCGATCTCTACGCCTGTGCTGAATGTGGTCGCTGTACCAATATGTGTCCGGCTTCAGGAACGGGTAAAGAGTTATCTCCGATGGACCTTATTGTGAAAATGAGGGATCATTTGACAGAAAAAGGAGCAGCTGTGACTTCTAGACAGCCATGGCTACCTGCCTTTGCCTTTAAAAATTCAAAGGGAAATCAATTGGCTCTAGCAGGTCAAGGCGCTCAAGAATCTGCTGTAGCAGTGGAAGAAGTTAGTTTAATTGGCGATGTTATCACAGAAGAAGAAATTTGGGCATGTACTACTTGCCGAAACTGTGAAGACCAATGTCCGGTCATGAATGAGCATGTCGATAAAATTATCGATTTACGCCGTTATCTCGTATTAACAGAAGGAAAAATGAATCCCGATGCCCAGCGTGCGATGACAAATATCGAACGTCAAGGAAACCCTTGGGGCATTAATAAAAAAGAGCGTGAAAAATGGCGTGAGGCCCGTGAAGATATTCAAGTGCCAACGGTGAAAGAAGTGGAAAAGTCCGAACAGGAATTTGAGTACTTATTCTTTGTAGGTTCGATGGGTTCTTATGATAATCGTAGCCAAAAGATTGCCCAGTCATTTGCCCGTATCATGAATGTAGCAGGAATCAAATTTGCCATTCTTGGGAACAAAGAGAAAAATTCAGGTGATACACCACGTCGAATTGGAAATGAGTTTTTATTCCAGGAGTTAGCAACAGCGAATATTGACACTTTTCAAAAGCATAACGTCAAAAGAATCGTCACGATTGATCCACACGCTTATAACTCGTTTAAAAATGAATATCCAGAATTTGGCCTTGAGGCTGAAGTCTATCACCATACCGAATTACTGTATCAATGGATCAAAGAAGGCAGACTCACCTTTACAAAAGAATTAAATGAAGTGATCACTTATCATGACTCTTGTTATTTAGGCCGCTATAATAACGTCTATGATCCACCACGTGAAATTTTGAAAGCAATCCCAGGCGTAAAACTAGTTGAAGCCGAGCGTAACCGTGCAGACGGCATGTGCTGCGGAGCTGGAGGCGGGATGATGTGGACAGAGGAGACGGTGGGGACAAGAGTTAATGTAGCAAGAACAGAACAGCTTCTTGAAGCAAAACCAACGATGATTGGAACAGGATGTCCTTATTGCTTAACGATGATCAGTGATGGGGTAAAGGCGAAAGAATTAGAAGAGAGTATTGGAAACTTTGATATCGTAGAAATTGTTGAAAAAGCATTGTGA
- a CDS encoding acyl-CoA dehydrogenase family protein: MLNFSFTEEQEFFRKMLKDFATEELLPNYTRWEREGITPRHLWKKLGELGVNGLRIPVEYGGSGADCVTTGIAAEEIGRGDFNLTYAVMLNGLIGEIINNHASEELKQEWLPKIASGDSIVGIAITEPTAGTDAGGIKATAVRQENGYVLNGEKSGISVATVADAFLIFAKTNPELGGRGISCFIVPSDLPGVECKGYEDMGNIPIGRGSVYLTDVVVPEENMIGLENKGFSQVMNGFDLSRLLIGLQCVGAASQSIDETIEHVKMRTSFGKPLATYQGVQFPIVTHYTQLEFVKWQSYRGLWLRDQGLPHSKESASVKWLGPKYGVEAIHQCLLFNGHYGYTKEMAHEQRLRDVIGLEIGDGTAEANMMVIAKDIIGKEFKSTNHQLVTSKN; encoded by the coding sequence ATGTTAAATTTTTCATTCACAGAGGAACAAGAGTTTTTTCGTAAGATGTTAAAGGACTTTGCTACTGAGGAACTGTTACCAAACTATACGAGATGGGAAAGAGAAGGGATCACCCCAAGACATTTATGGAAGAAGTTAGGTGAATTAGGTGTAAATGGACTTCGTATTCCCGTTGAGTATGGCGGTAGTGGAGCGGATTGTGTAACAACTGGGATTGCAGCCGAGGAAATCGGACGCGGTGATTTCAATCTTACGTATGCGGTTATGTTGAATGGTTTAATCGGTGAAATCATTAATAATCATGCTTCTGAAGAATTAAAACAAGAGTGGCTTCCAAAAATCGCGAGCGGGGACAGCATCGTAGGGATTGCCATTACAGAGCCTACTGCTGGAACAGATGCTGGTGGAATTAAAGCAACAGCCGTTCGTCAAGAGAATGGTTATGTATTAAACGGAGAAAAGTCTGGAATTAGTGTGGCAACAGTTGCTGATGCATTTCTAATATTTGCTAAAACGAACCCCGAATTAGGCGGCCGTGGGATCAGTTGCTTTATCGTACCGTCTGATCTGCCAGGAGTAGAATGTAAGGGTTACGAGGATATGGGAAATATTCCAATTGGTCGTGGTTCGGTGTATCTAACAGATGTAGTAGTACCTGAGGAGAACATGATTGGCCTTGAAAATAAAGGGTTTTCCCAGGTGATGAATGGGTTTGATCTTAGCCGTCTATTAATCGGCCTTCAATGTGTAGGAGCTGCTTCCCAAAGTATTGATGAGACGATTGAACACGTTAAAATGCGAACTTCCTTTGGCAAACCTTTAGCAACCTATCAAGGGGTTCAATTCCCAATTGTTACTCACTATACACAATTAGAGTTTGTTAAATGGCAGTCATATCGTGGTTTATGGCTTCGTGACCAAGGATTACCACATTCCAAGGAATCTGCATCGGTCAAATGGTTAGGACCTAAATATGGAGTGGAAGCGATTCACCAATGTTTATTGTTTAATGGACATTATGGTTACACGAAGGAAATGGCTCATGAGCAACGTTTACGTGATGTCATTGGATTGGAAATTGGCGATGGTACAGCAGAAGCAAATATGATGGTAATTGCGAAGGATATCATCGGTAAAGAATTTAAATCTACGAATCATCAATTAGTCACATCTAAAAATTAA